ttttttttacatgaaaATATAACACTAACATCAATGTAGAAAAGTATTATTTGGGAGGAGAACCGTATACGTTGTAGTGTTAGCCTCGTTAAAGTGACGGTGTTTCGTGTTCTCCTCCATTGGTCTCTATGAGCAGGGAATATGTCGTGACACATCACGCAGACATCGTTGCCTATGTAATGGCGTACTGGCGTATGGGGCCTTCACATTTCGCACTAATTAGAAACTAGTCGTTTTTATATTTTAAATAATACTGGTTTATTGTCCATTTTTTAAACTGTATTGCTAATGGTTTACACAGATATCATTATAACGTTTTTGGGTGGGTGTATGTGAACTTTTTGACATGTCCAGACATGCCCCCATGCAGTATTAAATTGCGACCCCTATAATAGGATTCCGACCAGTTCAATCCAGTTAAATGACAAGAGATTGTGGTGACAGGGACCAGTAGTGGATAATGACTATATAATAatttaacgttagctagttagggGGCTTCAATCTTATCTTGCCCAGGGACCCTTTCCCAGGTAAACCAGTGACCCCCATAAGTATTATCAGGTGAATTGtcatttttttaatatatatttttttacctctatttaaccaggcaagtcagttaaagaacaaattcttattttcaatgatggcctgggaacagcgggttaactgctgTTCAAGGTacaaaggtacaaatctgtcattctgcccctgaacaggcagtgaacCCACAGGGcgtaataataaaaaaaaaaataataaataataatataaataataataataatagaaaataagaatttgttcttaactgcctggttaaataaaggtaaaatatatatattgtttaaaTACAAAATTAGTCACCATTCCATCGGTGTAATATCTTAAATATGGAAATCTTAATTCAAGGGAATTGATTAATGTATTCACCATACATTCTGTCCCCCTTTCGTCAACAGATGACAGTACTCATGAAGTTAATTTGAAACATTATATAATCAATTCCCATGAGTTATTAATacattctctccctctcaataGATGCTTCCCACAGTGACTGGAACAGGGGCTCTGCCCTTTGCCATGCAGTTGAAGGCTCTGACTGACCAGGAGTTCAGGTACCAGCCCAAGCTGAGCGGGCTGAGGATCATTGAGACGGCCCATGGCAACGGCCTGAGGATGACCGCCCGGCTCAGGGAGTACGAGGTGAAGGACCTCCTGTCTCTGACCAGGTTCTTTGGCTTCAGTGCAGAGACCTTCTCCCTGGCCGTCAACCTGCTGGACCGCTTCCTCGCTGTCATGAAGGTAAGACCTCGACATCAGACGGGGTCTGATTAGAATCGATTAAAATTAGTCTTCAGTTAATTTGGTTTTAGCGTGAGCAATACAGACAGGGAAACAAATTACTGTTATTAGACGTGCGAGGACTGTAAAATCGTCACTCAATTGGGTACATCAAGTAATATCAGAATGTTCTACATCGcttcactgtaaaaaaaaatgttttatttctaaaCCCCCAAAATCGAGTAAATTATATTCAATATCGTTCAGTGTGACCATTAACTTCAACCATTTGGTAAATAACATTCTTCTCCCAGATCCAGCCGAAGCATCTGTCATGCGTGGGCCTCTCCTGTTTCTACATCGCTGTGAAGACTTCGGAGGAGGGGAAGAACGTCCCCATGGCCAACGAGCTGATCCGAATCAGCCAGAACCGCTTCACTGTGTCTGACATGATGAGGATGGAGAAGATCATTCTGGAGAAACTCTACTGGAAGGTCAAAGCCCCCACGGCCCTCCACTTCCTCAGGCTGTTTTACAGCTATATCCAGGACACGCTTGAAGATGACTGGTACGATGACTCTAGGCTTGGCCAGTAAACCGTGTATgtaccaggggtgtcaaacatgcGGCACGCGGGCCGGATTCTGCATGGGGGTCTATAATGGGTGTGTCCAATCCGACAGGTGGTTTGAGAAAAGAACATACTCTGTATACTTTAAAAAGACTCAAGTCGACTGACTAAATGATAATGACCTATATTCTTAGTTTCTTGACTGTCCAGTTTGTTAATCACTACATTTTAGTGCAGCCCTCTGGATCCCTGGggcgccagggtagcctagtggttagagcgttggactagtaggtgtcaagttcaaacccctgagctgacatggtacaaatctgtcattctgcccctgaacaggcagttaacccactgttcctaggccgtcattgaaaataagaatctgttcttaactgacttgcctagttaattaaataaaggtaaaatttaaatatatatattttttaatttggtGGAAGACTGACTTTCTTTAGCTCTTATGCTTTATAAAACACTTGACAAACATCTTGAACAAACATTATTAAAACACATTTTCTCTCCATAGCAAGGAGATCCTGAACATTGAGAGACTAGAAGCCCAGCTGAAAGCCTGCCATTGCTCTTTCACTTTCTCCAAAGTCAAGGTAAGATACTGTAGTTCTGTGTATCAAAACAAATCTATTTTGGTCTCATTTAGTCTCTCAATACTATGTGTATGTAGCTAGTTCATGTTGTGACATTGGATCTAGGTCTATTTTGGGCAAGGCACTTGGGAAAGGGGTGGGGGTTGATGTGCTTTGAGTGTGTGGGTGGAAAAACGTACTCAGTTTCAAACTAACTGTAAAATGTTGATGTATTCAAATATTCCTCTTAATGTGTAGCTTTCATGCCAACctaatgtctctctccttctctgtctacccctctctccttctctgtctacccctctctccttctctgtctacccctctctccttctctgtctacccctctctccttctctgtctacccctctctccttctctgtctctctccttctctgtctaccccctctctctcttacccctctctccttctctgtctacccctctctccttctctgtctacccccctctccttctctgtcccctctctccttctctgtc
This window of the Oncorhynchus keta strain PuntledgeMale-10-30-2019 chromosome 4, Oket_V2, whole genome shotgun sequence genome carries:
- the LOC118381748 gene encoding cyclin-G1-like isoform X2, coding for MLPTVTGTGALPFAMQLKALTDQEFRYQPKLSGLRIIETAHGNGLRMTARLREYEVKDLLSLTRFFGFSAETFSLAVNLLDRFLAVMKIQPKHLSCVGLSCFYIAVKTSEEGKNVPMANELIRISQNRFTVSDMMRMEKIILEKLYWKVKAPTALHFLRLFYSYIQDTLEDDCKEILNIERLEAQLKACHCSFTFSKVKPSLLALSLLALEFQEQHDHEHVDQLLNAFKSLQQQLTGIQRKTFEMFCNGKREKRRAHRK
- the LOC118381748 gene encoding cyclin-G1-like isoform X1, whose translation is MLPTVTGTGALPFAMQLKALTDQEFRYQPKLSGLRIIETAHGNGLRMTARLREYEVKDLLSLTRFFGFSAETFSLAVNLLDRFLAVMKIQPKHLSCVGLSCFYIAVKTSEEGKNVPMANELIRISQNRFTVSDMMRMEKIILEKLYWKVKAPTALHFLRLFYSYIQDTLEDDCKEILNIERLEAQLKACHCSFTFSKVKPSLLALSLLALEFQEQHDHEHVDQLLNAFKSLQQQLTAREGDLVIVTELVMKCLIEYSTTRVSRPNSQRLRWILSGRTQRTLKHSYYKIAHMPTIPESAY